The following coding sequences are from one Pasteurellaceae bacterium RH1A window:
- a CDS encoding DNA polymerase III subunit chi, which produces MKQAQFYILQAEQAGELSTAEALACDLAAQLWRANKRVLIVCENEAQALTIDEALWARDPDSFVPHNLSGETTTFATPIEISWAGKRNAQRRDVLINLQNQLPDFISSFNQIIDFVPTEEVQKAAARERYKQLRQLGWQLATQQAA; this is translated from the coding sequence GTGAAGCAGGCACAATTCTATATCTTACAGGCTGAACAAGCGGGTGAATTAAGTACCGCTGAAGCACTTGCCTGCGATTTAGCCGCTCAACTTTGGCGGGCCAACAAGCGGGTGCTGATTGTCTGCGAGAACGAAGCACAAGCCCTCACGATTGATGAAGCCCTCTGGGCTAGAGATCCCGATTCCTTTGTGCCCCATAACCTTTCAGGCGAAACCACTACCTTTGCCACCCCGATTGAAATCTCTTGGGCTGGAAAACGTAACGCCCAAAGGCGGGATGTGCTGATTAACCTGCAAAATCAGTTGCCTGATTTTATTAGCAGTTTTAACCAGATTATTGACTTTGTGCCGACAGAAGAAGTCCAGAAGGCCGCCGCACGGGAACGCTATAAGCAGCTCCGCCAATTAGGCTGGCAACTGGCCACCCAACAAGCGGCTTAA